A segment of the Catenulispora sp. EB89 genome:
GCTGCGGGTGATCGTCCTGACCACCTTCGACCAGGACGACATCGTGCTCGCCGCCCTCCGCGCGGGCGCCAACGGCTTCCTGAGCAAGACCGTGAGCCCCGCCGAACTCGTCGCCGGCATCACCGAGGTCGTCGCCGGAGGCGGTGCGCTCTCCGCGGTCGCGACCGCCGCGCTCATCGGCCACATGACCCACAATCCGCCGCCGGTCGTCGACCGGGAGCTGCTGCGGCGCTTCGACGCCCTGACCCCCAGGGAGCGGGACGTGATCGTGCTCGTCGCGAGCGGTCTGGGCAACGACGAGATCGCGGCCCAGCTGCACGTCTCGCCGTTGACTGTGAAGACGCACGCCGTGCGGGCCATGACGAAGGTCGGCGCCCGCGATCGAGCGCAGCTCGTCTCGTTCACCTTCCGCGCCGGCCTCTACCCCGGAGCCCCCGGGACTTGAACAGGGCCTGGGGCTTCCAGGCGAAGTTCGGGGGCAAGCCCAGCAACTCCACAGCGTCGACACTGCCCCGGACGAAGGCGTCGACGATGACGACGGCGACCAGCCTCGGGGTCTGGCTTGCGCCGGCGAGCGGGTGTCCGCGCCGCGGCCCGGGGTGAATCAGGGATTGTGTGACGTCTATGCGGCTGCTGCTCGTACCGGGGTCCGCCGCCCCAGACACCTGGCCGGGAGCGGGGCGGCGGACCTGCCAACCTCTGTCAGAAGTCCGCCAACCCCTTCGGCGTCCCCCACCCGGTGGGACCGTCGTAGCCGACCACCGCGTTGCACTGGTAGTCGCCGCCGCAGTCCATGCCGCTTACCGAGTTGTTCCCGCCGACCACGTCGTTGAGGCCGGACGCGTGCGCGTACAGGTACGACGCGTCGGGGAACCGTCCCGGGTGTCCGCCGAGGGCGACGACGCCGGCGAGGAACGGGGAGGAGGCGCTGGTGCCGCCGATGATGCCCCAGCCTTGGCAGCCTTCCGTGCAGTAGACGGCGGGGCCGGTGTTCGGGTCGGCGTCGGCTGCGATGTCGGCGACCATGCGGCCGGGGCAGTTCGGGTCGGTCTGCCACGCCGGTTTGGCGAACCAGGCCGAGCAGCCGCTGCCGGAGCCCGACCACGCCGTCTCGGACCAGCCGCGGGCGTTCGCGGCGCGGGTCAGCGAGGTGCCGCCGACGGCGATCACGCTGCTGTAGACGGCCGGGGCGCTGGCCGGCTGGAAGCCGTAGTCGCCGCTCGACGCGAGGATCGCGACCCCGGGGTGCGAGTAGTGCGGGGCGAGCCGTGCCGAGTCGGAGCCTTCGGGGCCGCCGTAGCTGTTGGAGACCTCGTTCGCCCCCAGCGCCACCGCTTCGTCGACGGACGCGGCGAGGTTGTCGGTCGTGGCGTCGTCAGCCTCGACCAGCAGGATGTGGCACTGCGGGCACGCCGCCGAGACCATGTCCAGGTCCAGCGCCTCCTCCACGCTCCAGCCCTGGTCGGCCGGCAGCGGCGTGGCGGCGCCGCGCTGGTTCACCTTGGTGAAGCAGCCGTTGGCGGTGGTGCACGCGGGCAGGCCGTAGGTGGTGCGGTAGACCGCGAGGTCGGCCTCGGCCGTCGCGTCGTCGCCGGCGTCGACGATCGCAACAGTCTGCTTCGCGCCGCCGGTGGCCGGGAGGCCGTAGGCCGCGCGCAGGTCGGTGGGGCTCAGGCCGGCGGGCAGTGTCGCGGCCGCCGGTGTGGCACGGGCCGCCGCCGGGCCCCGGACGCCGGTTCCGCCGTGGACGTCGGTCCGGATCCGGGCGAAGCAGCTCGCGTGGCCGGGCAGGGCCGTGGCGCACACGGGTACCGAACGTGCCGCGCCGAGCTGGGTCCCACTGCCGTTGGCGGTCGTCGGCGTCGCCGCCGTTGTCGCGCTTGTCGTGGTTGACGCGGTCGCCGCGCTCCCGGTCGCCGCGCTAGCCGTCGGCGCGACTGTCGTCGCCAGGCCGAGAGCCGCGGTGGCGCCGGCGGCCAGGAGTGCCAGGACTCTTATTCGAGACTTCATATCTGCGGGAATCTCCTTGCTGGAGCGCCGGTCAGCCGACGGTGTAGGGGTTGGTGACGGTCTGCGTGATCGAGCCGCCGATCGCGTCGGTCGCGGTGACGCGCACCGTGACCGAGCTCCCCGGCGCGGGGTTGCACCACTGCGCGACGTAGTGGCCGACAGCACCGAGAGTCGGCACGTCCTGCCAGCTGGTGCCGCCGTCGAAGGACACTGACACCCGCGCGGAGACCACCGGGGCGAGCGAGCCGTGCCCGCCGAAGGAGTGGTGGCCGATGTCCAGGACCAGCACCTGGTTCCGGCCGGTCGAGACGTTCGTCTGGGACAGCCCGCCGTACTTGTAGCCGACGGTCAGGACCGGCATGATCTGGCACGGCGCCGACGGCTGGCCCGCGGCCCGGGCCGCCGGGCAGTAGTTCCCGTCCGGGAGTGTGGACCACGCGTCGGTCTTGCCGGTGTACTGGAACGTCACGTCGGTGTGCGTCTTCGTGGACTGAGTCGCCCCGGCCGGCCGGGCGGCGTCCAGGACCGCGCGGATGGTCGCCGGGCCGGTACCGATGTTCGGCAGGATGATCGCCGGGGCCTGGAACGGCCCGGGCGGCTGGGACACCTGCTGGCCGTTCACATAGAAGGCCGCCGTGGTGGTGTCGCCGATGCCCGCGCCGATGGTGTCCGGGTTGCTGTCGCCGGTGTCGTCGAACTCGAGGTCCATGTTCCCGGCACCGACGCACGCCTGGCAGTCCTCATCGGCCGCGGCCTCGGGATAGCGGCCGAAGACCGGGGCGGACGGCGCCTTGCCCCAGGTGTGCTCCGAAACCTGGCCGGCGTAGTAGGTCTTCGCGCCGGACTGGAGGCCCAGTCCCCCCAGGCCGCCGGGCGCACTGGCCCAGGGACCGCTGACGCCGGTCACCCAGCGCCCCGGGGTGAAGTACGACGTCGACTTCAGCGGCATGGAGGTTCCGAACATGAAGGCATCACCCGCGCCCGGATCCACCGGTGCGGCGTCGACACCGCGCGTGGTGCCGGCGAGGGCCGGATCGGAGGCGATGTCCTCGGTCTCGGCGGCCAGGTCGCGGTCCGCGAGATGGTGGGTCTGATCGGCGTCGATGTGGTCCGAGGTGAAGTCCGTGAAGTACTGGTACTGGCTCTGGTCCGCAGTGGCGCCGACCGGGCCGGACGCGGACTCGAACGTGTCGATCAGGAACTTCCCGACCTTCGCCGTCGGCTGCGGCGACACCGTGATCGGCGTCGTGCCGGTGTAGATGAAGAACTCCCCGAGGACTACGGCAGGGCCCTGAGCCGGCGTCCGGACGATGCGCTGCATCGAGTCCTGCGGCGTCGAGGGCTGCTGCGTAGTGATGGAAACCGGCGCGGTGGCGGTCCGCGCGTCCAGGGTCAGCGCCGGCACGTCGCCCGACGCGGGGACCGCGAAGTCGTTGACCGCGACCTGCGCGTCCGCGGTGATGTCGCCGATGGAGTCGTAGGAGTAGTCGCTCATGTAGGCGGCGTAGTTCCCGGCGGGCAGCGCGATCCGGGCGACGCCGTTCTCGATCGGCTCGCTCAGCGTCATGATCCGCGAGTCGTCGGTGTTGATCACCGTGACGTAGCTGTCGAGGGCGGCCCCGTCGGTCCCGACGGCGTTGATCTGCAGGATCCGCATCGGATAGGCCGGAGTGACCGGCGTTCCGACGCCGGCCAGCCGCATCGAGGCCAGGCCGAGGAGCCCGCCGCTGCCCACGATCCGGCCCGCTGCCTTGTCGGCGGCGATCTGCTGCCGCAGCGCGGCGGCGAACGCGGCCCCGGACGCCGGGGTCAGGTAGCCGGTGGCCGTCTGCCCCGCGACCGCGGTCAGGGTGACGCCGGCCGGCGCGCTCGGCGTGACCCCGGCCCGGAACGCCAGCGACACCGGGACCTGCCCGTTCGGCGCGGTGGCGGCGAGCCGGGTGACGTCGAACAGCGACAGGTCGAGCAGCCGGCCGGCGAACGGCACCGCCTCGGCCGGGACCAGGTAGTTGTCGCCGTTGGCGTCGGTGAAGGTGTTGAAGGCCTGGCTCGGCCCCCCGGGCTGCACGCGCATGCCGGCCGGGGACATGGTGACGCTGTCGCCGGTGGGCAGCACGACCTGGCCGGTCAGGCTTGATGAGGCCTGGATCGCCGCCCCAGGTGTGGCGGCCCTGGCGACGTCAGCGGAAGCCCCCTCAGGCATGACGGTGAGCGCCGCGACAGCTGCCACGGCGACACCCAAGGCCGCCACGCGGGCGGTTCGAGTTCTCTGGTTTCGCACCCTGATTCCCTCTGGTGAAGGTCGGTAGGACGCACCCAATCAACCAGACAGGCGCAGTCTCCGTCAGGGAGCTGATTTGGCGAGAACCCGACAGGGCTACGAGCCAACCCGGAGGCCGGGCCAGCGCGTTCTCCGGACTGGCCGAGCTTTCACGCCGAGTCCGGAGAAGATCACGCCGATTCCCGGATCACCAGCTCCGGGGACAACGTCACCGGCGATCCGGCCGCACCGCCGCCGATCTGTGTCAGCAGGCTGTCGACCAGCGCCTGGGCCATGGCCTTCAGCGGCTGGCGCACCGTCGTCAGCGACGGGTCGGCCAGCTTCGCCGGCGGCGCGTCGTCGAACCCGATCACCGCGACGTCGTCGGGGATGGCCCGGCCCGAGGCGCGCAGCGCCCGGATCGCGCCCAGCGCCATCAGATCGCTGGCGGCGAAGACGGCGTCCAGGTCCGGCGCGCGGTCGAGCAACTCGGTCATCGCCGCCTCGCCCTGGTGCAGCGTGAAGTCGCCAAAAGCCACCACCGGCGGGCCTTGCAGCTCGCGCCGGAAACCGTCGAGGCGGTCCACGCCGGCCGCCATCTCCTGAGGGCCGGCGATCGTCGCGATCCGGCGGCGTCCGCCGGCCGCCAGGTGCCGGACGGCCCGCGCCGCGCCCTCGGCGTTGTCCGCGTCGACGTACGCCATGTCCGGCGACGCTCCCCGCAGCGGCCGGCCCAGCACCACGGCCGGGAACCGCGCCTGCGCGACGGACCGGACCGGCGGGTGGTCGTCGTGGAAGGACACCAGGATGACGCCGTCGACGGGGCCGCCGTCCAGGAAGCGATCCAGCCCGACGCGCTCGGCGGCACTGCCGACCATCTTCAGCACCATCTCGATGTCCGACCCGGCCAACGCCCGCCCGACCGCCCAGATCATCGAGCTCAGGAACGGATCGGCGAGCACCAACTCCGCGGGCTCGCTGACGATCAGCGCCACCGAGCCGGCGCGCCGCGTGGCCAGCGACCGCGCAGCGCGGTTGGGCAGGTAACCGAGTTCCGCGACCGCCGCCTCGACCGCCCGGCGCACCCGCGGCGACACCACCGACGAACCGTTGACCACCCGCGAGGCCGTGGCGCGCGAAACACCCGCGCGCGCCGCCACCGATTCCAGCGTCGGCAGATCGGGCCCGCGGCCGGCCGCCTCGGTCATCTGCCCCTCCCGTATGGCTCTTGGGAAAGCGTATCCCGCCGGCATCCCGCCGGGGCATGAGATTCCGCCGGGTAGAAGCCGGAGCCGACGTCGCGGGGCCGCCCGCCGCTCCGGCTCAGCCGGGCGAGCCGAGGACGCACAGGAACCCGCTCGCGTGCTGCGGGTCGAGCGCGTTCTCGATGAGGTGCCAGACGTTCGGGTCGTAGGCCTCGCCGATGTGGCCGACCGGGTCGAAGGGGCAGGTGTCCTGGACGTACTCGTTCGTGACGCCCGGTTCGTTCACGAAGGACGTGGCGGTCGGCGTGACGAGTTCGTCCGTGCGTGAGGTGATGACCGTGTAGTGGACGCCGGGCTGCGCGATCGGGCCGTTGTCGAGCGCCGTGACGGCGGCGCCCCCGGTGACGAGGTCGGAGCAGGCGCCGCAGCCGAAGGCGTCGAGCACGGCCTGGGTCTGCGGCTGGATGCCGAGCGCCATGGCGATCGAATAGAGCCCGGCGAAGCTGGTGCCGTGGGCCGGCGGGGCCAGCGCCACGACTTTGTCGACGGCGGCGGCGACGTTCTGCGTCTTGGTCACGTACAGCGCCTGGAACGCGCCCTCGGAGTGGCCGACCAGATCGACCTTCGGCGCGCCGGTCTCGGCGAGCACCTGGTGGATGAAGGCCGCGATCTCGGGGGCGGAGTCGCTGATCTGCCTCAGACCGCCGACCAGCGGGAAGCCGGGGTAGGCGCCGTAGGTCGCGCTGAAGGTGCAGTAGCCCTTGAGCGCGAGGTCGGCTTGGAGGAAGTTCAAGTCCTCGTAGTAGGTCGCGCCGAGACCGTGCAGGAGGACCACCGGGTAGGGATGCGCCGCGCTGGGCTTGCACGACGCGTCGTTGTCGCCGCCGCCGGTGCCCGCCGAGGCCTGGCCCGCGCCGGTAGTGAGGGAGGCGGCCAGGACGAGGGCGCCGGCGACCAAGGGGGCTGCGATCCTTCGGATCCGGCCGGATGGGGGCGTGCGGAAGCCTTTCGGTCTCATGGGGATCCCTTCTGCTGCGTCAGGGATGGTGTCTCGGTTCGATACCGTGCGGTATCGGATACTCGGAAGTATCGACCTGTTAGATTGAAAGTCAATACTCGACGACTCAGCGCGGGGAGGTCGACGTGGCGGCACCATCCACCGGCGACGCCGCCGATGCCATCACTCCTGCCGCCGTGCGCGCACGGAAACGCCCCCACCGGTCACAGACCCGGCGGCAGGTGCTCGACGCGGCGTTCGCCGTGTTCAGCGAACACGGGATCGCAGCCAGCAGCCTGAACCAAGTCGCCGCAGCGGCCGGCCTCACGAAGGGGGCCGTCTACTCGAACTTCGCCTCCAAGGACGACCTCGTACTCGCCCTGATGGAGGAACACGCCGCGGCCCGCACCGACGCCGCACTGGCCGGCTTCACGAGCGCCGACGCCGGCGACCCGCAGCGCGCCCTGGCCCAGATGGCCGCCGCACTGGTCCACGGAATGCGCGCCGACGCAGCCTGGCACCGGCTGCTCGCCGAGTACTTCGCGATGTCGTCGCACGACGCCGGACGCCGCGAAGGCCTGCGCCACCGGCGCCGCGAAGTCCGCGACGCGGTGGCACGGGCCGTGGCCCGCGTCAGCCAGGACCTCGCCATCAATCTGCCGTTCGCCCCGACGGAGATGGCCACGGTGATGCTCGCCTTGAGCAACGGCCTCGCGGTCGAAGCCGCCATCGACCCCGACGCCGTCCCGGACGACCTGCTGGGCCGGGTGCTGGTTCTGATCGCGGGCGACAGCGCCGCGCCGGGGTAGGCGGCGGTCGCGGCACGCCGGTGAGGGGTAGGTTCAGGCGGATTGGGCGCGCAGGGTAGCCCAGTGCGCGATCTTCCTACGGTTCAGCCGTCGCGGCAGCCGCCACCCTGATCACACGCGCCACGACGTCAGGCTGCGAAAGCGGGACGGCGTGCGAGGATGCGACCTCGGCGATCCGTGATCCGGCGCGGGCGGCCATGAAGTGCAGGATTTCCGGCGGGAGTGAGCGGTCTTCGGTGGAGACCACGGCCCAGGAGGGGATCGTGCGCCAGGCGGGCCGGCCCGTGAACGTCTCGCCGAGGGCCGCGGGCTCGATCGGGCGCTGGCTCACGGCAAGCACCGCGGCGTCCTGCGGGGGCAGGTCGGCGGCGTAGGCCTCCGCGAACCGCCCCGGCTTGAGGGTCAGGTCGGCGCCGCCCAGTGGGTTCGGAAACACATCAAGGTTCTCCGGAACCAGCAGAGTGCCGGGGTACTTGGCGTTGAGCTCCCCGGCGCTCTCCCCCGAATCCGGCTGGAACGCCGCGACGTACACCAGCGCGCTCACGCGGCCGGTGGCCGCGATGTCCGGATGCGAGATCACGGCGCCGGCCCACGAGTGGCCGGCCAGGACCACCGGTCCGTCGATGCGTTCCAGACAACCCACGAGGTAGGCCACGTCCTGCTCGAGGCTGCGCATCGGCAGTGCGGGGGCGGTGATCGGATGGCCGGAGTCCAGGAGTCGCCGGGCGACCTGATGCCAGATCGAGGCGCCGGTCAGGGCGCCGTGGACGAGGACGGCGGTGCGAGTAGAAGTAACGTTCGTTCTCTCCATGACGCGGAGCCTAGGGCCCGCGCTCGACGGGAGTCAACAGAACGTTCGTTCTCTAGTACCGCACGTCGCTTTGCAGAAGCGGCGGGTAGACCGCCGATTCCTCGCCGTCGACGGTCGTTCCGGCGAACTGGAGCATCGCACGCTGCGCGCCGTGCATCGGGGCCGGATAGTTCAGCGTCGGGGCGGAGACCTCGTTCAGGGTCCGTAGTTGCTCGGCGCTCAGGGTGACGTCGAGCACGGCGAGGTTGGACTCGAGGTGCGTGATCCGGCGGGCCCCGATGATGGGGACGACGTTGCCCTGGGCTCGGAGCCAGGCCAGGGAGACGGCTGCGGAGGTCGTGTCCAGCGCTTCGGCGATCGCGGCAACGGCCTCGATGACCTCGTACTCGGCCTCGGTCGGGCCGCCGACGAAGGAGGTGCGGGCCGAGTCGGTCACCTGCGTGCCGCGCCGGTATTTGCCGGACAGGAAGCCGTTCTTCAGGGGGCTCCAGGGGACCAGCGTCATGCCCTGGTCGTGTGCCAGAGGGCTGAGTTCGCCTTCGACCGTGCGGGCCAGCAGCGAGTACTCGACCTGCAGGGCGATCAGCGGGGTCCAGCCGCGCAGGAGGGCGGTCGTCTGGGCCTGCGCGGTGAACCACGCGGGGGTGTTGGAGAAGCCGAGGTAGCGGATCCGGCCGGCGCGCACGAGGTCGTCCAGAGTCTGCATCGTCTCCTTGACCGGGGTGTTGCGGTCCCAGTTGTGCAGCCAGTACAGGTCGAGGTAGTCGGTGCGCAGGCGGCGCAGGGTCTGATCGAGTTGCCGGCGGATCGAGCTCCGTCCGGCGCCGCCGCCGTTGGGGTCGCCGGGGTGCATGTTGAAGAAGAACTTCGATGCCAGGACGGTGTGCTCGCGGCGTCCGGGCCGGGCGGCGAAGTAGTCGCCGAGGATCGCCTCGGAGTGGCCGTTGGTGTAGAAGTTGGCCGTGTCGATGAAGTTGCCGCCCTGGTCGAGGTAGGCCTCCAGGATCTTCTCCGACTCCGCGACGCTGCATCCCGCGCCGCCGAGATCCTCGCCGAAGGTCATGGCGCCGAGCGCGAACGGGCTCACGCGCAGCCCGGAGCGGCCGAGGGTGACGTAGCTGTCGAGTGTCATGATCGTGCTCCTCAAAGCGAGTGGTGCATCGTGTCCCCTCGATCAAACCCTCGCCGATCTGCGGCTGGTAGACCAGAACGGGCCCAGGCTTGCACGATCCTGCTCCATCCGCGCGGATCGGGTTGTCCGAGCCGGGACGCGGATGGTTTCGTGAAGTCATGCTGGAGGAGATCCG
Coding sequences within it:
- a CDS encoding TetR/AcrR family transcriptional regulator → MAAPSTGDAADAITPAAVRARKRPHRSQTRRQVLDAAFAVFSEHGIAASSLNQVAAAAGLTKGAVYSNFASKDDLVLALMEEHAAARTDAALAGFTSADAGDPQRALAQMAAALVHGMRADAAWHRLLAEYFAMSSHDAGRREGLRHRRREVRDAVARAVARVSQDLAINLPFAPTEMATVMLALSNGLAVEAAIDPDAVPDDLLGRVLVLIAGDSAAPG
- a CDS encoding LacI family DNA-binding transcriptional regulator; amino-acid sequence: MTEAAGRGPDLPTLESVAARAGVSRATASRVVNGSSVVSPRVRRAVEAAVAELGYLPNRAARSLATRRAGSVALIVSEPAELVLADPFLSSMIWAVGRALAGSDIEMVLKMVGSAAERVGLDRFLDGGPVDGVILVSFHDDHPPVRSVAQARFPAVVLGRPLRGASPDMAYVDADNAEGAARAVRHLAAGGRRRIATIAGPQEMAAGVDRLDGFRRELQGPPVVAFGDFTLHQGEAAMTELLDRAPDLDAVFAASDLMALGAIRALRASGRAIPDDVAVIGFDDAPPAKLADPSLTTVRQPLKAMAQALVDSLLTQIGGGAAGSPVTLSPELVIRESA
- a CDS encoding aldo/keto reductase codes for the protein MTLDSYVTLGRSGLRVSPFALGAMTFGEDLGGAGCSVAESEKILEAYLDQGGNFIDTANFYTNGHSEAILGDYFAARPGRREHTVLASKFFFNMHPGDPNGGGAGRSSIRRQLDQTLRRLRTDYLDLYWLHNWDRNTPVKETMQTLDDLVRAGRIRYLGFSNTPAWFTAQAQTTALLRGWTPLIALQVEYSLLARTVEGELSPLAHDQGMTLVPWSPLKNGFLSGKYRRGTQVTDSARTSFVGGPTEAEYEVIEAVAAIAEALDTTSAAVSLAWLRAQGNVVPIIGARRITHLESNLAVLDVTLSAEQLRTLNEVSAPTLNYPAPMHGAQRAMLQFAGTTVDGEESAVYPPLLQSDVRY
- a CDS encoding response regulator, which gives rise to MTRILIVDDQDEIRAGIRAMLRLDPDLVVAGDLSDGLQALPFLRAHPVDLVLMDIRMPGIDGVEATRRIRKEHPPEKLRVIVLTTFDQDDIVLAALRAGANGFLSKTVSPAELVAGITEVVAGGGALSAVATAALIGHMTHNPPPVVDRELLRRFDALTPRERDVIVLVASGLGNDEIAAQLHVSPLTVKTHAVRAMTKVGARDRAQLVSFTFRAGLYPGAPGT
- a CDS encoding S8 family serine peptidase, with the translated sequence MKSRIRVLALLAAGATAALGLATTVAPTASAATGSAATASTTTSATTAATPTTANGSGTQLGAARSVPVCATALPGHASCFARIRTDVHGGTGVRGPAAARATPAAATLPAGLSPTDLRAAYGLPATGGAKQTVAIVDAGDDATAEADLAVYRTTYGLPACTTANGCFTKVNQRGAATPLPADQGWSVEEALDLDMVSAACPQCHILLVEADDATTDNLAASVDEAVALGANEVSNSYGGPEGSDSARLAPHYSHPGVAILASSGDYGFQPASAPAVYSSVIAVGGTSLTRAANARGWSETAWSGSGSGCSAWFAKPAWQTDPNCPGRMVADIAADADPNTGPAVYCTEGCQGWGIIGGTSASSPFLAGVVALGGHPGRFPDASYLYAHASGLNDVVGGNNSVSGMDCGGDYQCNAVVGYDGPTGWGTPKGLADF
- a CDS encoding alpha/beta fold hydrolase — its product is MERTNVTSTRTAVLVHGALTGASIWHQVARRLLDSGHPITAPALPMRSLEQDVAYLVGCLERIDGPVVLAGHSWAGAVISHPDIAATGRVSALVYVAAFQPDSGESAGELNAKYPGTLLVPENLDVFPNPLGGADLTLKPGRFAEAYAADLPPQDAAVLAVSQRPIEPAALGETFTGRPAWRTIPSWAVVSTEDRSLPPEILHFMAARAGSRIAEVASSHAVPLSQPDVVARVIRVAAAATAEP
- a CDS encoding lipase family alpha/beta hydrolase, with translation MVAGALVLAASLTTGAGQASAGTGGGDNDASCKPSAAHPYPVVLLHGLGATYYEDLNFLQADLALKGYCTFSATYGAYPGFPLVGGLRQISDSAPEIAAFIHQVLAETGAPKVDLVGHSEGAFQALYVTKTQNVAAAVDKVVALAPPAHGTSFAGLYSIAMALGIQPQTQAVLDAFGCGACSDLVTGGAAVTALDNGPIAQPGVHYTVITSRTDELVTPTATSFVNEPGVTNEYVQDTCPFDPVGHIGEAYDPNVWHLIENALDPQHASGFLCVLGSPG